One genomic region from Cyclopterus lumpus isolate fCycLum1 chromosome 20, fCycLum1.pri, whole genome shotgun sequence encodes:
- the LOC117749909 gene encoding transcription factor 24-like: protein MAGRPTLRMDSGSCSGAAADDSPASSPSSSPSPDGPRRDLQRARALQTGGTGGLGGRGRPAAANAARERSRVQTLRTAFLELQRTLPSVPPDTKLSKLDVLILATTYIAHLTRTLQEEGAEEGESTKKTDVLHSLKGDGYLHPVKKWPMRSRLYVGASGQFLNTTNPSQSENQGPSSSTSHNRVK, encoded by the exons ATGGCTGGAAGACCGACGCTCCGAATGGACAGCGGCAGTTGCTCCGGGGCGGCGGCGGATGACAGCCCTGCATCCAGTCCGAGCTCCAGTCCCAGTCCGGACGGTCCTCGTCGGGACCTCCAGCGGGCCAGGGCGCTCCAGACCGGCGGGACCGGCGGGCTCGGCGGCAGAGGACGCCCGGCAGCCGCAAACGCAGCTCGGGAGAGAAGCCGAGTGCAGACCCTGAGGACCGCGTTCCTGGAGCTACAAAGGACTTTGCCGTCCGTGCCGCCGGACACCAAGCTGTCCAAACTCGACGTGTTGATACTGGCCACCACGTACATTGCCCACTTGACTCGGACACTGCAAGAAGAAGGcgcggaggagggagagagcacAAAAAAGACAGATGTGTTGCACTCATTGAAAGGTGACGGCTACCTGCACCCTGTGAAG AAATGGCCCATGCGATCCAGACTGTACGTCGGGGCAAGCGGGCAGTTCCTCAACACCACAAATCCTTCGCAGTCAGAAAATCAAGGCCCATCATCGTCCACCTCCCATAATAGGGTTAAATAA
- the mcmdc2 gene encoding minichromosome maintenance domain-containing protein 2: MSDSSSLKESVLVYLDRSGGLQKLAEDCKPFNGTHQIEAVYRFCIGVNPSDVIEVDPVLGERVLCDPLGATALFQSVCFLAIKTLSLVEQIHTESQVNVILKLTHLPPFPEYTLDLCSFPRGHGLMRPVSMEGLVIAMTRVTKYTQGARFLCINDECPCSTGFHHIRVHAPGATESATVRNNFSCRVCSSPLKEDVKFRVLGDKQLVELIHVKALDVLSAHQQSSLRYQSVTLFLRDELCNSMRIGRLYRVLGIPAHVQEWTGITWSVEANSVQPWEPEYPREVSASFQALLKATAGFRWRFSAIVAHCFGLDVAPPGRYNTLKLSLLLSLVQNRADAKDTFHNLDLLAVTTDTLILDRLMTYSLSLACHGVRHQASGDMFASLSRDEHGAGTANIHAGSALLATGGICMLGDLGWYKKERLDAIQSVLESGTVSVFIPGKKYGEDADQQLCFPVHCSFWALTDSTDASQRSGRADCAILGTAEIGPVPVQLADAFGLVLQCRDVVGEQALLAQTIHTLQQAVQPGKPLYPSCWEFSSQEYQELVAHAQSVQVELSSGAEKIIHGYYMASRRVRTQSQGGKMSVASVKLLISLAEAHSKLCLRTHVLEEDAVIAVLLCENSVTLKHGVSALVIPPDAVFPCDLGDVDGFHKRDKTLDELHQKILRFIYAYAPGAAAYITEE; the protein is encoded by the exons ATGTCTGACAGTTCGTCCTTAAAAGAATCCGTTCTGGTTTATTTAGACAGAAGCGGCGGCCTCCAGAAACTGGCCGAAGATTGCAAACCCTTCAACG GAACTCACCAGATTGAGGCCGTCTACAGATTTTGCATAGGGGTGAATCCCTCTGACGTGATAGAGGTGGATCCTGTGTTGGGTGAACGTGTTCTGTGTGATCCTTTAGGAGCAACAGCTTTGTTTCAGTCT GTGTGCTTCCTGGCCATAAAGACACTTTCACTTGttgaacaaatacacacagagagtcAG GTGAATGTCATTCTGAAGTTGACACATCTGCCTCCATTCCCCGAGTACACCTTGGACCTGTGTAGTTTTCCTCGTGGCCACGGGCTCATGAGGCCCGTCTCCATGGAGGGCCTGGTCATTGCCATGACAAGGGTTACCAAATACACCCAGGGGGCCCGGTTCCTCTGCATTAATGATGAATGTCCCTGTTCTACAG GGTTTCACCACATCCGTGTCCATGCACCTGGAGCCACGGAGTCGGCTACCGTGAGAAACAACTTCAGCTGCAGGGTCTGCAGCTCCCCACTGAAAGAGGATGTGAAGTTCCGAGTGTTGGGAG acaaacagcttGTGGAGCTGATCCACGTCAAAGCACTGGATGTTCTAAGTGCCCATCAGCAAAGCTCACTCAGGTACCAGTCTGTTACCCTGTTTCTCAGAG ATGAGCTGTGCAATTCAATGAGAATCGGTCGACTCTACAGGGTGTTGGGCATTCCTGCGCATGTGCAGGAGTGGACCGGCATTACCTGGAGTGTAGAGGCCAACAGCGTCCAACCGTGGGAGCCAGAGT ATCCCCGTGAAGTCAGTGCCAGCTTCCAGGCGCTGTTGAAGGCCACGGCAGGTTTTCGCTGGAGGTTCTCCGCCATTGTGGCTCACTGCTTTGGGTTGGACGTGGCTCCTCCAGGCCGCTACAATACCTTAAAGCTTAGCTTGTTGCTCAGCTTGGTGCAGAATCGAGCAGATGCAAAAGACACGTTTCACAATTTGGATCTGCTAGCTGTCACCACTGACACGCTCATACTGGACAG ACTAATGACTTACAGCCTGAGCTTGGCGTGTCACGGGGTCAGGCATCAGGCCTCGGGGGACATGTTTGCATCGCTGTCCCGGGACGAACACGGAGCAGGCACTGCTAACATCCACGCTGGCTCTGCCCTGCTAGCCACTGGTGGCATTTGCATGTTGGGAGATCTGGGCTGGTACAAAAAGGAGAGGCTGGATGCCATTCAGTCAG TTCTGGAGAGCGGCACGGTGTCTGTGTTCATCCCAGGGAAGAAGTACGGGGAGGATGCCGACCAGCAGCTTTGCTTTCCAGTCCACTGCAGCTTCTGGGCCCTCACAGACTCCACGGATGCCTCTCAGCGGTCTGGGAGGGCAGACTGCGCCATACTGGGAACAGCA GAAATTGGTCCCGTACCAGTTCAGTTAGCAGACGCCTTCGGCCTGGTCCTTCAGTGCAGGGATGTGGTGGGCGAGCAGGCCCTGCTGGCCCAGACCATCCACACCCTACAGCAGGCAGTGCAGCCGGGGAAACCCCTCTACCCTTCCTGCTGGGAGTTTTCTTCTCAAGAATACCAGGAG CTGGTTGCTCATGCACAGAGCGTGCAGGTGGAACTCAGCTCTGGAGCAGAGAAAATAATCCACGGTTACTACATGGCCAGCCGTAGAGTCCGAACACAGAGTCAGGGGGGCAAGATGTCTGTGGCCTCAGTCAAACTACT GATCTCATTGGCAGAAGCCCACTCCAAGTTGTGTCTCAGGACACACGTTCTGGAAGAGGACGCTGTGATTGCTGTGCTCCTCTGCGAAAACTCAGTCACTCTCAAGCATG GGGTCTCAGCACTCGTTATTCCACCTGATGCAGTATTTCCTTGTGACCTGGGAGATGTGGATGGTTTTCACAAGCGAGACAAGACCCTGGATGAGCTCCACCAGAAAATCCTACGCTTCATCTACGCCTACGCACCGGGAGCAGCCGCATACATCACAGAGGAATAA